In Peromyscus eremicus chromosome 2, PerEre_H2_v1, whole genome shotgun sequence, a single genomic region encodes these proteins:
- the LOC131904340 gene encoding calmodulin-binding transcription activator 1 isoform X2: protein MSILERLEQMERRMAEMTGSQQHKQASSGGGSGGGSGSGAGGGQAQCASGTGALGGCFESRVVVVCEKMMSRACWTKSKHLIHSKTFRGMTLLHLAAAQGYATLIQTLIKWRTKHADSIDLELEVDPLNVDHFSCTPLMWACALGHLEAAVVLYKWDRRAISIPDSLGRLPLGIARSRGHVKLAECLEHLQRDEQAQLGQTPRIHCAPSEEPSTDSWMAQWHREAMSSPEIPKGVTVIASTNPDLRRPRSEPSNYYSSESHKDYPAPKKHKLNPESFQARQEKLLCTALSLEQPNIRKQSPSSKQSSPETMSPSEGVRDYSREASPPTPESAAFQASAPQPVVKWSSKDLYIGVSTVQVTGNPKGTSVVKDAAPSQVRPREPMSVLMMANREVVNAEMGAYRGSTESEECPQPMDDIQVNMMTLAEHIIEATPDRIKQENFVPMESSALERTDPATISSTMSWLASYLADADRLPSAAHIRSAYTEPLTPSSNASLSPAGSPVSEVAFEKPSLPSAADWSEFLSASTSEKVENELAQLTLSDHEQRELYEAARLVQTAFRKYKGRPLREQQEVAAAVIQRCYRKYKQYALYKKMTQAAILIQSKFRSYYEQKRFQQSRRAAVLIQNFYRSYKKCGRRRPARRTAVIVQQKLRSSLLTKKQDQAARKIMRFLRRCRHRVKELKKAKELEDIQQHPLAM, encoded by the exons atgtccatcctggagcggctgGAGCAGATGGAGAGGAGGATGGCCGAGATGACGGGCTCCCAGCAGCACAAGCAGGCGAGCAGTGGAGGCGGCAGCGGAGGCGGCAGCGGAAGTGGTGCCGGAGGGGGCCAGGCCCAG TGTGCTTCTGGCACCGGGGCCCTAGGGGGCTGCTTCGAGAGTCGTGTGGTTGTAGTCTGTGAGAAGATGATGAGCCGAGCCTGCTGGACCAAGTCCAAGCACCTGATCCATTCCAAGACTTTCCGTGGAATGACCCTGCTACACCTGGCTGCTGCCCAGGGCTATGCCACCCTGATCCAGACCCTCATCAAATGGCG CACAAAGCACGCTGACAGCATTGATTTGGAACTGGAGGTTGACCCCCTGAATGTGGACCACTTCTCCTGCACTCCTCTG atgtGGGCCTGTGCCCTAGGGCACTTAGAAGCAGCGGTGGTACTGTACAAATGGGACCGCCGTGCCATCTCCATCCCAGACTCCCTGGGAAGGCTGCCTCTGGGAATTGCCAGGTCGAGGGGCCATGTGAAATTAGCAGAATGTCTGGAGCACCTGCAAAGAGACGAGCAGGCCCAGCTGGGACAGACCCCCAGGATCCACTGTGCCCCAAGCGAAGAGCCAAGCACAGACAGCTGGATGGCCCAATGGCACAGGGAGGCCATGAGCTCTCCAGAAATACCCAAAGGAGTCACTGTCATTGCAAGCACCAATCCAG ATCTGAGAAGACCTCGGTCTGAACCCTCTAATTACTACAGCAGTGAGAGCCACAAAGATTATCCGGCTCCCAAAAAGCATAAATTGAACCCTGAGTCCTTccaggcaaggcaggagaaactgCTTTGCACTGCACTGAGTCTGGAGCAGCCAAATATCAGGAAGCAGAGCCCTAGTTCTAAGCAGTCTTCCCCCGAAACAATGAGCCCCAGTGAAGGAGTGAGGGACTACAGCCGGGAAGCCTCCCCTCCCACTCCAGAGTCTGCAGCATTCCAAGCCTCTGCACCTCAGCCTGTAGTAAAGTGGAGTTCCAAAGATCTTTACATTGGTGTGTCTACAGTACAGGTGACTGGAAATCCGAAGGGGACCAGTGTAGTAAAGGACGCGGCGCCTTCACAGGTGCGTCCGAGGGAACCAATGAGTGTCCTGATGATGGCTAACCGAGAGGTGGTGAATGCAGAGATGGGGGCCTACCGGGGTAGTACAGAGAGCGAGGAATGCCCCCAGCCCATGGATGATATTCAG GTGAACATGATGACCTTGGCGGAGCACATTATTGAGGCCACACCAGACCGAATCAAGCAGGAGAACTTTGTGCCCATGGAGTCCTCAGCCCTGGAAAGAACAGATCCCGCCACCATTAGCAGTACAatgagctggctggccagttacCTAGCTGATGCCGACCGTCTGCCCAGTGCTGCCCACATCAG gaGTGCATACACTGAGCCCCTAACTCCTTCTTCTAATGCCAGCTTGAGCCCCGCAGGCTCCCCTGTCAGTGAAGTGGCTTTTGAGAAACCCAGTCTTCCCTCGGCTGCAGACTGGTCAGAATTCCTGAGCGCATCCACCAGTGAGAAGGTAGAGAATGAGCTCGCTCAGCTCACGCTGTCCGACCATGAGCAGAGAGAACTCTACGAAGCTGCCAGGCTTGTCCAGACTGCCTTCCGGAAATACAAG GGCAGACCCTTGCGGGAACAGCAAGAAGTGGCTGCTGCCGTCATTCAACGCTGTTACAGGAAGTACAAACAG TATGCACTTTACAAAAAGATGACCCAGGCAGCCATCCTCATCCAGAGCAAATTCCGAAGTTACTACGAGCAGAAACGGTTTCAGCAGAGCCGGCGAGCTGCGGTGCTGATCCAGAACTTCTACCGGAGTTATAAAAAGTGCGGCAGGAGACGGCCAGCGCGCAGGACAGCAGTCATCGTGCAGCAGAAGCTCAG GAGCAGTTTGCTGACCAAAAAGCAGGACCAAGCTGCTCGAAAAATAATGAGGTTTCTACGTCGCTGTCGTCACAG
- the LOC131904340 gene encoding calmodulin-binding transcription activator 1 isoform X3, with amino-acid sequence MSILERLEQMERRMAEMTGSQQHKQASSGGGSGGGSGSGAGGGQAQCASGTGALGGCFESRVVVVCEKMMSRACWTKSKHLIHSKTFRGMTLLHLAAAQGYATLIQTLIKWRTKHADSIDLELEVDPLNVDHFSCTPLMWACALGHLEAAVVLYKWDRRAISIPDSLGRLPLGIARSRGHVKLAECLEHLQRDEQAQLGQTPRIHCAPSEEPSTDSWMAQWHREAMSSPEIPKGVTVIASTNPVQVTGNPKGTSVVKDAAPSQVRPREPMSVLMMANREVVNAEMGAYRGSTESEECPQPMDDIQVNMMTLAEHIIEATPDRIKQENFVPMESSALERTDPATISSTMSWLASYLADADRLPSAAHIRSAYTEPLTPSSNASLSPAGSPVSEVAFEKPSLPSAADWSEFLSASTSEKVENELAQLTLSDHEQRELYEAARLVQTAFRKYKGRPLREQQEVAAAVIQRCYRKYKQLTWIALKYALYKKMTQAAILIQSKFRSYYEQKRFQQSRRAAVLIQNFYRSYKKCGRRRPARRTAVIVQQKLRSSLLTKKQDQAARKIMRFLRRCRHRVKELKKAKELEDIQQHPLAM; translated from the exons atgtccatcctggagcggctgGAGCAGATGGAGAGGAGGATGGCCGAGATGACGGGCTCCCAGCAGCACAAGCAGGCGAGCAGTGGAGGCGGCAGCGGAGGCGGCAGCGGAAGTGGTGCCGGAGGGGGCCAGGCCCAG TGTGCTTCTGGCACCGGGGCCCTAGGGGGCTGCTTCGAGAGTCGTGTGGTTGTAGTCTGTGAGAAGATGATGAGCCGAGCCTGCTGGACCAAGTCCAAGCACCTGATCCATTCCAAGACTTTCCGTGGAATGACCCTGCTACACCTGGCTGCTGCCCAGGGCTATGCCACCCTGATCCAGACCCTCATCAAATGGCG CACAAAGCACGCTGACAGCATTGATTTGGAACTGGAGGTTGACCCCCTGAATGTGGACCACTTCTCCTGCACTCCTCTG atgtGGGCCTGTGCCCTAGGGCACTTAGAAGCAGCGGTGGTACTGTACAAATGGGACCGCCGTGCCATCTCCATCCCAGACTCCCTGGGAAGGCTGCCTCTGGGAATTGCCAGGTCGAGGGGCCATGTGAAATTAGCAGAATGTCTGGAGCACCTGCAAAGAGACGAGCAGGCCCAGCTGGGACAGACCCCCAGGATCCACTGTGCCCCAAGCGAAGAGCCAAGCACAGACAGCTGGATGGCCCAATGGCACAGGGAGGCCATGAGCTCTCCAGAAATACCCAAAGGAGTCACTGTCATTGCAAGCACCAATCCAG TACAGGTGACTGGAAATCCGAAGGGGACCAGTGTAGTAAAGGACGCGGCGCCTTCACAGGTGCGTCCGAGGGAACCAATGAGTGTCCTGATGATGGCTAACCGAGAGGTGGTGAATGCAGAGATGGGGGCCTACCGGGGTAGTACAGAGAGCGAGGAATGCCCCCAGCCCATGGATGATATTCAG GTGAACATGATGACCTTGGCGGAGCACATTATTGAGGCCACACCAGACCGAATCAAGCAGGAGAACTTTGTGCCCATGGAGTCCTCAGCCCTGGAAAGAACAGATCCCGCCACCATTAGCAGTACAatgagctggctggccagttacCTAGCTGATGCCGACCGTCTGCCCAGTGCTGCCCACATCAG gaGTGCATACACTGAGCCCCTAACTCCTTCTTCTAATGCCAGCTTGAGCCCCGCAGGCTCCCCTGTCAGTGAAGTGGCTTTTGAGAAACCCAGTCTTCCCTCGGCTGCAGACTGGTCAGAATTCCTGAGCGCATCCACCAGTGAGAAGGTAGAGAATGAGCTCGCTCAGCTCACGCTGTCCGACCATGAGCAGAGAGAACTCTACGAAGCTGCCAGGCTTGTCCAGACTGCCTTCCGGAAATACAAG GGCAGACCCTTGCGGGAACAGCAAGAAGTGGCTGCTGCCGTCATTCAACGCTGTTACAGGAAGTACAAACAG CTGACATGGATAGCCTTGAAG TATGCACTTTACAAAAAGATGACCCAGGCAGCCATCCTCATCCAGAGCAAATTCCGAAGTTACTACGAGCAGAAACGGTTTCAGCAGAGCCGGCGAGCTGCGGTGCTGATCCAGAACTTCTACCGGAGTTATAAAAAGTGCGGCAGGAGACGGCCAGCGCGCAGGACAGCAGTCATCGTGCAGCAGAAGCTCAG GAGCAGTTTGCTGACCAAAAAGCAGGACCAAGCTGCTCGAAAAATAATGAGGTTTCTACGTCGCTGTCGTCACAG
- the LOC131904340 gene encoding calmodulin-binding transcription activator 1 isoform X4: MSILERLEQMERRMAEMTGSQQHKQASSGGGSGGGSGSGAGGGQAQCASGTGALGGCFESRVVVVCEKMMSRACWTKSKHLIHSKTFRGMTLLHLAAAQGYATLIQTLIKWRTKHADSIDLELEVDPLNVDHFSCTPLMWACALGHLEAAVVLYKWDRRAISIPDSLGRLPLGIARSRGHVKLAECLEHLQRDEQAQLGQTPRIHCAPSEEPSTDSWMAQWHREAMSSPEIPKGVTVIASTNPVQVTGNPKGTSVVKDAAPSQVRPREPMSVLMMANREVVNAEMGAYRGSTESEECPQPMDDIQVNMMTLAEHIIEATPDRIKQENFVPMESSALERTDPATISSTMSWLASYLADADRLPSAAHIRSAYTEPLTPSSNASLSPAGSPVSEVAFEKPSLPSAADWSEFLSASTSEKVENELAQLTLSDHEQRELYEAARLVQTAFRKYKGRPLREQQEVAAAVIQRCYRKYKQYALYKKMTQAAILIQSKFRSYYEQKRFQQSRRAAVLIQNFYRSYKKCGRRRPARRTAVIVQQKLRSSLLTKKQDQAARKIMRFLRRCRHRVKELKKAKELEDIQQHPLAM, translated from the exons atgtccatcctggagcggctgGAGCAGATGGAGAGGAGGATGGCCGAGATGACGGGCTCCCAGCAGCACAAGCAGGCGAGCAGTGGAGGCGGCAGCGGAGGCGGCAGCGGAAGTGGTGCCGGAGGGGGCCAGGCCCAG TGTGCTTCTGGCACCGGGGCCCTAGGGGGCTGCTTCGAGAGTCGTGTGGTTGTAGTCTGTGAGAAGATGATGAGCCGAGCCTGCTGGACCAAGTCCAAGCACCTGATCCATTCCAAGACTTTCCGTGGAATGACCCTGCTACACCTGGCTGCTGCCCAGGGCTATGCCACCCTGATCCAGACCCTCATCAAATGGCG CACAAAGCACGCTGACAGCATTGATTTGGAACTGGAGGTTGACCCCCTGAATGTGGACCACTTCTCCTGCACTCCTCTG atgtGGGCCTGTGCCCTAGGGCACTTAGAAGCAGCGGTGGTACTGTACAAATGGGACCGCCGTGCCATCTCCATCCCAGACTCCCTGGGAAGGCTGCCTCTGGGAATTGCCAGGTCGAGGGGCCATGTGAAATTAGCAGAATGTCTGGAGCACCTGCAAAGAGACGAGCAGGCCCAGCTGGGACAGACCCCCAGGATCCACTGTGCCCCAAGCGAAGAGCCAAGCACAGACAGCTGGATGGCCCAATGGCACAGGGAGGCCATGAGCTCTCCAGAAATACCCAAAGGAGTCACTGTCATTGCAAGCACCAATCCAG TACAGGTGACTGGAAATCCGAAGGGGACCAGTGTAGTAAAGGACGCGGCGCCTTCACAGGTGCGTCCGAGGGAACCAATGAGTGTCCTGATGATGGCTAACCGAGAGGTGGTGAATGCAGAGATGGGGGCCTACCGGGGTAGTACAGAGAGCGAGGAATGCCCCCAGCCCATGGATGATATTCAG GTGAACATGATGACCTTGGCGGAGCACATTATTGAGGCCACACCAGACCGAATCAAGCAGGAGAACTTTGTGCCCATGGAGTCCTCAGCCCTGGAAAGAACAGATCCCGCCACCATTAGCAGTACAatgagctggctggccagttacCTAGCTGATGCCGACCGTCTGCCCAGTGCTGCCCACATCAG gaGTGCATACACTGAGCCCCTAACTCCTTCTTCTAATGCCAGCTTGAGCCCCGCAGGCTCCCCTGTCAGTGAAGTGGCTTTTGAGAAACCCAGTCTTCCCTCGGCTGCAGACTGGTCAGAATTCCTGAGCGCATCCACCAGTGAGAAGGTAGAGAATGAGCTCGCTCAGCTCACGCTGTCCGACCATGAGCAGAGAGAACTCTACGAAGCTGCCAGGCTTGTCCAGACTGCCTTCCGGAAATACAAG GGCAGACCCTTGCGGGAACAGCAAGAAGTGGCTGCTGCCGTCATTCAACGCTGTTACAGGAAGTACAAACAG TATGCACTTTACAAAAAGATGACCCAGGCAGCCATCCTCATCCAGAGCAAATTCCGAAGTTACTACGAGCAGAAACGGTTTCAGCAGAGCCGGCGAGCTGCGGTGCTGATCCAGAACTTCTACCGGAGTTATAAAAAGTGCGGCAGGAGACGGCCAGCGCGCAGGACAGCAGTCATCGTGCAGCAGAAGCTCAG GAGCAGTTTGCTGACCAAAAAGCAGGACCAAGCTGCTCGAAAAATAATGAGGTTTCTACGTCGCTGTCGTCACAG
- the LOC131904340 gene encoding calmodulin-binding transcription activator 1 isoform X1, with the protein MSILERLEQMERRMAEMTGSQQHKQASSGGGSGGGSGSGAGGGQAQCASGTGALGGCFESRVVVVCEKMMSRACWTKSKHLIHSKTFRGMTLLHLAAAQGYATLIQTLIKWRTKHADSIDLELEVDPLNVDHFSCTPLMWACALGHLEAAVVLYKWDRRAISIPDSLGRLPLGIARSRGHVKLAECLEHLQRDEQAQLGQTPRIHCAPSEEPSTDSWMAQWHREAMSSPEIPKGVTVIASTNPDLRRPRSEPSNYYSSESHKDYPAPKKHKLNPESFQARQEKLLCTALSLEQPNIRKQSPSSKQSSPETMSPSEGVRDYSREASPPTPESAAFQASAPQPVVKWSSKDLYIGVSTVQVTGNPKGTSVVKDAAPSQVRPREPMSVLMMANREVVNAEMGAYRGSTESEECPQPMDDIQVNMMTLAEHIIEATPDRIKQENFVPMESSALERTDPATISSTMSWLASYLADADRLPSAAHIRSAYTEPLTPSSNASLSPAGSPVSEVAFEKPSLPSAADWSEFLSASTSEKVENELAQLTLSDHEQRELYEAARLVQTAFRKYKGRPLREQQEVAAAVIQRCYRKYKQLTWIALKYALYKKMTQAAILIQSKFRSYYEQKRFQQSRRAAVLIQNFYRSYKKCGRRRPARRTAVIVQQKLRSSLLTKKQDQAARKIMRFLRRCRHRVKELKKAKELEDIQQHPLAM; encoded by the exons atgtccatcctggagcggctgGAGCAGATGGAGAGGAGGATGGCCGAGATGACGGGCTCCCAGCAGCACAAGCAGGCGAGCAGTGGAGGCGGCAGCGGAGGCGGCAGCGGAAGTGGTGCCGGAGGGGGCCAGGCCCAG TGTGCTTCTGGCACCGGGGCCCTAGGGGGCTGCTTCGAGAGTCGTGTGGTTGTAGTCTGTGAGAAGATGATGAGCCGAGCCTGCTGGACCAAGTCCAAGCACCTGATCCATTCCAAGACTTTCCGTGGAATGACCCTGCTACACCTGGCTGCTGCCCAGGGCTATGCCACCCTGATCCAGACCCTCATCAAATGGCG CACAAAGCACGCTGACAGCATTGATTTGGAACTGGAGGTTGACCCCCTGAATGTGGACCACTTCTCCTGCACTCCTCTG atgtGGGCCTGTGCCCTAGGGCACTTAGAAGCAGCGGTGGTACTGTACAAATGGGACCGCCGTGCCATCTCCATCCCAGACTCCCTGGGAAGGCTGCCTCTGGGAATTGCCAGGTCGAGGGGCCATGTGAAATTAGCAGAATGTCTGGAGCACCTGCAAAGAGACGAGCAGGCCCAGCTGGGACAGACCCCCAGGATCCACTGTGCCCCAAGCGAAGAGCCAAGCACAGACAGCTGGATGGCCCAATGGCACAGGGAGGCCATGAGCTCTCCAGAAATACCCAAAGGAGTCACTGTCATTGCAAGCACCAATCCAG ATCTGAGAAGACCTCGGTCTGAACCCTCTAATTACTACAGCAGTGAGAGCCACAAAGATTATCCGGCTCCCAAAAAGCATAAATTGAACCCTGAGTCCTTccaggcaaggcaggagaaactgCTTTGCACTGCACTGAGTCTGGAGCAGCCAAATATCAGGAAGCAGAGCCCTAGTTCTAAGCAGTCTTCCCCCGAAACAATGAGCCCCAGTGAAGGAGTGAGGGACTACAGCCGGGAAGCCTCCCCTCCCACTCCAGAGTCTGCAGCATTCCAAGCCTCTGCACCTCAGCCTGTAGTAAAGTGGAGTTCCAAAGATCTTTACATTGGTGTGTCTACAGTACAGGTGACTGGAAATCCGAAGGGGACCAGTGTAGTAAAGGACGCGGCGCCTTCACAGGTGCGTCCGAGGGAACCAATGAGTGTCCTGATGATGGCTAACCGAGAGGTGGTGAATGCAGAGATGGGGGCCTACCGGGGTAGTACAGAGAGCGAGGAATGCCCCCAGCCCATGGATGATATTCAG GTGAACATGATGACCTTGGCGGAGCACATTATTGAGGCCACACCAGACCGAATCAAGCAGGAGAACTTTGTGCCCATGGAGTCCTCAGCCCTGGAAAGAACAGATCCCGCCACCATTAGCAGTACAatgagctggctggccagttacCTAGCTGATGCCGACCGTCTGCCCAGTGCTGCCCACATCAG gaGTGCATACACTGAGCCCCTAACTCCTTCTTCTAATGCCAGCTTGAGCCCCGCAGGCTCCCCTGTCAGTGAAGTGGCTTTTGAGAAACCCAGTCTTCCCTCGGCTGCAGACTGGTCAGAATTCCTGAGCGCATCCACCAGTGAGAAGGTAGAGAATGAGCTCGCTCAGCTCACGCTGTCCGACCATGAGCAGAGAGAACTCTACGAAGCTGCCAGGCTTGTCCAGACTGCCTTCCGGAAATACAAG GGCAGACCCTTGCGGGAACAGCAAGAAGTGGCTGCTGCCGTCATTCAACGCTGTTACAGGAAGTACAAACAG CTGACATGGATAGCCTTGAAG TATGCACTTTACAAAAAGATGACCCAGGCAGCCATCCTCATCCAGAGCAAATTCCGAAGTTACTACGAGCAGAAACGGTTTCAGCAGAGCCGGCGAGCTGCGGTGCTGATCCAGAACTTCTACCGGAGTTATAAAAAGTGCGGCAGGAGACGGCCAGCGCGCAGGACAGCAGTCATCGTGCAGCAGAAGCTCAG GAGCAGTTTGCTGACCAAAAAGCAGGACCAAGCTGCTCGAAAAATAATGAGGTTTCTACGTCGCTGTCGTCACAG